The DNA region GCGGTATCGTCCCCTTGACGGTCCGCAACCCGCTCAGCGCCGTCCCGGCGTGCCGGGGAAGCCGCTCACGATCGAGGCGCGGGAGCAGATCGTCGCGGGCCTGGTGGAGCGTCTCCTCGAGCGCTCGAACACGGTCGCCGAAGACGATCGAAAGTAATGTAACGTTTCGGTAACCCTGCTCGCGCGTCCGCGGGTAGAGGTTGCGCAAATTTTGTTCGTAAGGTCTACTAACAAACATGTCCGTTTCGGATGAACAGCGTTCCGCATCGCCGTCAGAGTACGTCGGTGCGAATGCGCACGCCTTCGGCCCCGGGCGCCACCTGCGCTCACGATCCAAGGTGCTGCCCGAGCACGCACGAGGGCACAACCGCGCCCTCGTGCTGCAGACGCTCTACCACGCCGGCGCGATGAGTCGCGCCGACCTCTCCCGGGAGACCGGACTCACCCGGGTCACCATCTCCGACCTGGTCGCAGAGTTCATCGCCGACGGCATCGTGATCGAGATGGGCGTCCGTGAGGCCGTCGGCCCCGGCAAGCCGCCGATCCTCATCGACATCGACCGCTTCGGGCATCAGATCGTCGGTCTCGACCTCTCCGGACCTGACGCCTTCACCGGTGCGGTGCTGAGTCTCGACGGAGATGTGCTCGAGCGGCGCGAGGTGGCCCGCCCCGCATCGCCCGACGGCGAGGCGGCCTATGCGGCACTGCGTGAGCTGGCGGACGCCCTCGTCGCCGCATCGACCCAGCCTCTGCTGGGTGTGGGAATCGGCACGCCCGGTGTGGTGCGTCCCGATGGCCTCGTCCTCAGCTCGCCCAACCTCGGCTGGACGAACTTCCCGCTCGAGGCGAAGCTCGGCGTCGACCTCGACCTTCCCGTCCTCGCCCGAAACGACGCCAACGCAGCGGTGCTCGCGGAGTACACCTTCGGTGACGCCAAGGCCGACTTCATGCTGATCAAGATCGGCAAGGGCGTCGGCGCCGGTCTCATCACCGGCAGCCAGCCTCTGCTCGGCAGCCGCTTCGCCGCAGGGGAGATCGGTCACGTCGTGGTCGGAACCGACGGCGGACCGCGCTGCGCGTGCGGCAAGGACGGCTGTCTCGAAGCATGGCTCAGCGTGAGTCGCCTCGGCGCGGCGATCGCTGCGGACCCCGATGCGCGAGACGAGATCCTCCGTGATGCCGGAACGCGGATGGCCATCGCCGTCGCCCCGATCGTCGCGGCGCTCGATCTCTCCGAGGTCGTGCTCTCCGGACCGGCCGAACTGCTCGACGGCGTCCTGATCGACGCCGCCATCGAGACG from Microbacterium sp. SY138 includes:
- a CDS encoding ROK family transcriptional regulator, with the protein product MSVSDEQRSASPSEYVGANAHAFGPGRHLRSRSKVLPEHARGHNRALVLQTLYHAGAMSRADLSRETGLTRVTISDLVAEFIADGIVIEMGVREAVGPGKPPILIDIDRFGHQIVGLDLSGPDAFTGAVLSLDGDVLERREVARPASPDGEAAYAALRELADALVAASTQPLLGVGIGTPGVVRPDGLVLSSPNLGWTNFPLEAKLGVDLDLPVLARNDANAAVLAEYTFGDAKADFMLIKIGKGVGAGLITGSQPLLGSRFAAGEIGHVVVGTDGGPRCACGKDGCLEAWLSVSRLGAAIAADPDARDEILRDAGTRMAIAVAPIVAALDLSEVVLSGPAELLDGVLIDAAIETLHARTLEGVFEDVVVRLTHQEDIVLRGAAVMVLSGQLGVS